The genomic window CCGGCAGGCTCAGGTCGAGGAGGACGACGTCGGGCTTCTTGGCGACGACGAGGTCGAGCGCCGCCCTGCCGGTGGAGGCCTCCAGGACGGCGAAGCCGTTCGCCTCGAGCGACGGCCTGAGGAAGCGCTGGATCGCGCGCTCGTCGTCGACGACGAGGACGGTCGGCTTGCGCGCGCTCACTTGGCGTTCCTCCGGGGCAAGGTCAGCAGAAAGATCGCCCCGCCGCCCGGGCGATTCTCTGCCCGTATCGTCCCGCCGTGCGCCTCCACCACCGCCTTGCAGATCGCCAGCCCCAGCCCCGCGCCAGGCGCGGCGCTCGCGCGGTAGAACTTCTCGAAGACCCGCTCGAGCTCCTCGGGCTTGAGCCCCGGGCCCCGGTCGGCGACCGACACCTCGAGGAAGTCCATGCGCTCGCGGGCGACGATGTCGAGCGCGCCTTCCGGCGCGTGACGCACGGCGTTCTCGATCAGGTTCACGAACACGAGTTCCATCAAGACCGGATCGACCGGAACGAGGGGCAGGTTCTCGGGCAGGTCGGACTCGACATGCCGCCCGGCGAGGAGCTTCTCGACCCGCTCGAGCGCCGTGCCGATCACGTCCTCGATCGGATAGAGCTCCTTCTTGAGGGCGGCGCCCGAGTCGAGGCGGGTGGTCTCGATGAGGTTATGCACGAGCCGCGTCAGCCGGTCGGCCTCGTCGCGTATGTTGACGAGGAGGTCCCGCGACGACTTTCCCCCGCCGTGGCCCGTCTGCAGCAAGGTGCTCGCCGAGCCGATGATCGCGGCCAACGGCGTGCGCAGCTCGTGCGAGACGGCGCTCAGCAGGGAACTGCGCAAGCGCTCGGCCTCGGCCACGACCTCGGCGCGCTTGGCCGCGTCGGACTGGGTCCGCACACGCACCGCGAGGTGGCTGATGATCAGAGCCACGGCGAACATGACCGCGAAGGTGACCACGAACTGGGTGTGTTCGACGTGGAACGTGAAGCGGGGCGGCACGAAGAAGAAGTTGAAGCACAGCACGCCCAGCAGCGAGGAGAACAGGGCCGGGCCGCGCCAGCCGCGCAGCGCCACCACCAGGGTCCCCACGAGATACACCATGACGAGGTCGGTGAGCGACACCAGAGGGAACAGCGCGAAGCCCGCGGCCGTGCACAGGGCCGCCGCGGCGACGGCCAGACCATATTCCCGGTAGGGCATGTTTCTATGTTACCGCTTTCATGCGTCGGCCCGAAAGCGTGCTCAGTCCCATCGTCAGAAGGTCAGCGCCAACGAAGTCGAGACGACCCCGTCCCGCTCGGCGTAGCCGCCTCTCGTCGGATACACCGGGTTCTCGGACCAAAAATGCCTCGCCTCCAGCCGCCACAAAAGCTGCTTATGGAGGAGCTTATCCAGGTTGACCGACGCGCCGGTGGTCCGGAACGCTCCCTGGCCGCCGGTGTTGACGATCACCTGGTCCTGGTCGACGTAGCGCTCCACGCGCGCGGCGACCGCGACGCGTTCGTCGAACTTCCACCGGCCGATCAAGGCCGCCGCGTACCACCGCGAGAAATCCCCGCCGCCGGGCTTGCGCTGGATCCCGTAGTCCGCCGAGGCCGCGAGCTGGAGCCGGCCGAACGGGGGCGTCTTGACGATCAGGTCGTTGAAGAAGCGCCCCTGATTGCCGACCTCCTGGCCCCAGAAGTTGTTGTAAGTCGCCGTCCAGCCGGACGGCCCGGTCCAGGAGAGCTGGCCGCCCAAGGCCTTGTTGTCGTTGTTCTCCGAGATGTTCTGCCAGCCGTTGAGCACGTGCAGCTGGCCGGACCACGCCTCGTCGATCCGGTAGCTCGCCTTCACGCCCGATTGGTAATAAGGCGAGAAATCGCCCATCAGCGAGCGGCCGCAGGTCCAATTGTCCCGCGAGATCCAGCTCTCGAGGCCGATGTGCGAGAAGAATATCCCGCCGTCGATCCAGAGCTCGTCGGCGACTTTATAACCGACCACGGCTTCCTGTATGTGGCGCGCCAAGTCCGAGCCGCTCACGGTCCCCACGCGGGGCTCCCCCGCGTAGTTGGCCTGCACGGAGTTTCCCGCCTGCAGCGCGAGCCGCCCCCGCACCCGTTCGCCGTCGACCGTCGCGTCGACGAAGGCCAGATTGACGTTGAATTCGTCGTGCCGTGCCGGCTGGGTCGTGAAAGCCCGGTCCCGGGCCGGCGGCCGACGCGCGTCGTAGGCGTAATAGACGTCCACGAACCCGCCGAACCTCACGGGCAAGGGCGCATCCCACGGCGCCGAAGCGGCCGTGCCAGGCGCGCTCAGCTTCAACGGAATGAGGACGAGCAGCGCCTTCTTCATGCCGATCCGCCCGTTCAATAGACCCGCACCGGCAGCACGACGACCTGCACGCCGTTGAACTGCAGGCGGCGCTGGATCGCGTTGGCCGTCTCGCTGTGCAGGTACGGCTGGTACCAGCGCTCCTGACGGAAGATGAGCTTGCCGGTGAACACGATCATGCGCGGGAACTCCCGCGACAGCTCGACGATCGACTTCTCCAGCGTCTCGATCGTCTCCGTGCCGAGCGCCAGGCGGGAGTCCGCCTCGAGGCCGTTCTGGCGGCACCAGGCCACGTACTTCGCCAGATGCGCGCGCTTCTCCTTCTCGAGCTGGCCGACGGCCTCGCTGCCCTTGAAGTTCCCCGAGTCGAGCACGCCGACGGAGACGAAGATGAAGTTCTTGAAGTAGCCCGGGAGCAGGCGCTGGATGGCGAGTATGTGGTGCAGGCCGTAGCCGGAGAAGTCGGAGACGGTGAGCACGGCGGTCGGCGCCTTGGGATCGAGCCTGCTCGGACCGGCCGGTTCGCCGGCGAGCGGCGAGGCCTCGAGAATCTTCTCGAGACCCTTGAGGCTGGAGGAGACCTCCCGGTAGTGGCGGCGGATCCAGAAGCAGGCGGCGATGGTCAAGGTCGTGATGACGGCGGT from Elusimicrobiota bacterium includes these protein-coding regions:
- a CDS encoding DUF4118 domain-containing protein: MPYREYGLAVAAAALCTAAGFALFPLVSLTDLVMVYLVGTLVVALRGWRGPALFSSLLGVLCFNFFFVPPRFTFHVEHTQFVVTFAVMFAVALIISHLAVRVRTQSDAAKRAEVVAEAERLRSSLLSAVSHELRTPLAAIIGSASTLLQTGHGGGKSSRDLLVNIRDEADRLTRLVHNLIETTRLDSGAALKKELYPIEDVIGTALERVEKLLAGRHVESDLPENLPLVPVDPVLMELVFVNLIENAVRHAPEGALDIVARERMDFLEVSVADRGPGLKPEELERVFEKFYRASAAPGAGLGLAICKAVVEAHGGTIRAENRPGGGAIFLLTLPRRNAK
- a CDS encoding porin, whose product is MKKALLVLIPLKLSAPGTAASAPWDAPLPVRFGGFVDVYYAYDARRPPARDRAFTTQPARHDEFNVNLAFVDATVDGERVRGRLALQAGNSVQANYAGEPRVGTVSGSDLARHIQEAVVGYKVADELWIDGGIFFSHIGLESWISRDNWTCGRSLMGDFSPYYQSGVKASYRIDEAWSGQLHVLNGWQNISENNDNKALGGQLSWTGPSGWTATYNNFWGQEVGNQGRFFNDLIVKTPPFGRLQLAASADYGIQRKPGGGDFSRWYAAALIGRWKFDERVAVAARVERYVDQDQVIVNTGGQGAFRTTGASVNLDKLLHKQLLWRLEARHFWSENPVYPTRGGYAERDGVVSTSLALTF